One bacterium DNA segment encodes these proteins:
- a CDS encoding flagellar assembly protein A yields the protein MEELEAKIRLTPPKERGRPPKIEDVISTLEKEGIVYGVDEAVIKYAILKKEYNKFIVVAKAKLPTKGQDASYIYKYEGQIPAINGQILAIKEPPTLGEPGISVFGREIPGILGTDFQIIAGKNTYLSGDGKILYSTSDGKVFWKENRVDVLKVLRIDGDLAEDIDFDGIVIVSGNILEGVSVKAEDVKVGGDIRKGVSIVSKGTIEVENDIVGSEEKRVKIKVECDCLANSASYCDCEVEGSIIMKTGLLHSNTKAEDAVVIGRKGIIMSSKDTLPEIFSLPIAMAKGVSGIVGGTIQTKGSVSAEIIGSISQEKTEITTDVGGFVSVSSSIYPKTKITIGKTSLEIKKAMDSLTLKEERGGILQFPYQQKEVRLKTKEYKQKKPESLPSILVRNIEDGKRFLGIIDVDYIPLENWFLCFERQKRGAWEEIKKEKEEEKRKEEEKDGEIEILNQEDGLFVVIKPPGIKGKEATLEDTKEKLKEFYDYDENILKIAIEKKEAKPVKIGNRQYIEDIDGKVIIRTKENKEAYITLTPPHSNSGRPIRGRVILREIEKNNITYGIDKKVLASLLKNPIYNKEILFAKAKMPTKGANALYLYKFEEEIPAIEGQILAIKEPPKTGEKGIGIFGDEIEGLLGDDFEIIPGSNTYLSEDKRTLCSTKEGKAIWSNNRCDVERILVIE from the coding sequence ATGGAAGAGCTAGAAGCAAAGATAAGGTTAACACCGCCAAAAGAAAGGGGAAGACCTCCGAAAATAGAGGATGTTATTAGCACATTAGAGAAAGAGGGCATAGTTTATGGAGTAGATGAAGCGGTAATAAAATATGCTATTTTAAAAAAAGAATACAATAAATTTATTGTTGTTGCGAAAGCAAAGTTGCCAACAAAGGGACAAGATGCTTCGTATATTTATAAATATGAAGGTCAAATTCCTGCAATAAATGGACAAATCCTTGCAATAAAAGAGCCACCTACACTTGGAGAACCAGGAATATCTGTTTTTGGTAGAGAAATTCCAGGAATTTTAGGGACGGATTTTCAAATAATCGCAGGAAAAAATACATATCTATCAGGGGATGGAAAAATTTTATATTCAACAAGCGATGGCAAGGTGTTTTGGAAGGAAAACAGGGTTGATGTTTTAAAGGTATTAAGGATAGATGGGGATTTAGCTGAAGATATAGACTTTGATGGAATAGTGATTGTCTCTGGTAATATATTAGAGGGTGTATCTGTTAAAGCAGAGGATGTAAAGGTAGGTGGGGATATAAGAAAAGGCGTATCCATTGTCTCAAAGGGAACAATTGAGGTAGAAAATGATATAGTTGGAAGCGAAGAAAAAAGGGTAAAGATAAAAGTAGAATGTGATTGCTTGGCAAATTCAGCAAGCTATTGCGATTGTGAGGTAGAAGGCTCTATTATTATGAAAACAGGGCTACTACATTCAAATACAAAGGCAGAAGATGCTGTGGTTATAGGAAGAAAAGGGATAATTATGAGCTCAAAGGATACACTTCCAGAGATATTCTCCCTTCCCATTGCTATGGCTAAAGGTGTTTCTGGCATTGTTGGTGGAACAATACAGACAAAAGGCTCTGTGAGTGCAGAGATAATAGGCTCTATTTCCCAAGAAAAAACAGAAATAACAACAGATGTTGGTGGATTTGTCTCTGTGTCTTCATCAATATATCCAAAGACAAAGATTACCATTGGTAAAACAAGCCTAGAGATAAAAAAGGCAATGGATAGCCTGACTCTAAAAGAAGAAAGGGGAGGAATTCTTCAATTTCCATATCAGCAAAAGGAGGTAAGGCTTAAGACAAAGGAGTATAAACAAAAAAAGCCAGAATCTCTTCCATCTATTCTTGTCAGAAATATTGAGGATGGAAAGAGGTTTTTAGGAATAATTGATGTAGATTACATTCCATTGGAAAATTGGTTTCTATGCTTTGAAAGGCAAAAAAGGGGAGCATGGGAGGAAATAAAAAAAGAAAAGGAGGAAGAAAAAAGGAAGGAAGAAGAAAAGGATGGAGAAATAGAAATTCTAAATCAGGAGGATGGCCTGTTTGTTGTAATTAAGCCACCAGGAATAAAGGGAAAGGAAGCAACATTAGAAGATACAAAGGAAAAGTTAAAGGAATTCTATGATTATGATGAAAATATTTTAAAAATTGCAATTGAAAAAAAAGAGGCAAAGCCTGTAAAGATAGGAAATAGGCAATATATAGAGGATATTGATGGAAAGGTAATAATAAGAACAAAGGAAAATAAGGAGGCTTACATAACCTTAACCCCTCCACATTCAAATTCAGGAAGACCAATAAGGGGGAGGGTAATTTTAAGGGAGATTGAGAAAAATAATATAACCTATGGAATAGATAAAAAGGTGCTTGCAAGCCTTCTTAAAAACCCTATATACAACAAGGAAATCCTCTTTGCAAAGGCAAAAATGCCAACAAAAGGGGCAAATGCTTTATATCTCTATAAATTTGAAGAGGAAATCCCTGCAATAGAAGGTCAAATCCTTGCAATAAAAGAGCCTCCAAAAACAGGAGAGAAAGGAATAGGGATATTTGGCGATGAAATAGAAGGCCTTTTGGGTGATGATTTTGAAATAATCCCTGGGTCAAACACATATCTTTCAGAGGATAAAAGAACCCTTTGTAGTACAAAAGAAGGAAAAGCTATATGGAGCAATAATAGATGCGATGTTGAAAGGATATTGGTAATAGAAG
- the argC gene encoding N-acetyl-gamma-glutamyl-phosphate reductase codes for MIKISIIGATGYTGRELIRLLLRHREADIIHLSAHIEKEMAISDIFPGLLCNTPVKTTMDVGSCCESDAIFLCLPHIVSQEYIPSLYELKKRVIDLSADFRLKDPDIYEEWYNTQHLAPHLIKEAVYGLPELYRDKIKDAKIVANPGCYPTSSILALAPCIKNKLVDLSSIIIDAKSGISGVGRSPSIVTHFPEANESVSAYSIFTHRHTPEINQELSLLGGEKVNITFVPHLIPMDCGILSTIYIKLLANVNLLDIYRDFYKNEQFVRIVSKPPKTKDVVGTNLCLINITQEKQMAVITSAIDNLVKGASGQAIQNMNIMFGISEKEGLL; via the coding sequence ATGATTAAAATAAGCATTATTGGAGCAACAGGTTATACAGGAAGGGAGCTTATAAGGCTACTTTTAAGGCATAGGGAAGCAGATATTATCCACCTTTCTGCTCATATAGAGAAGGAGATGGCAATTTCTGATATATTTCCAGGCCTTCTTTGTAATACCCCTGTTAAAACCACAATGGATGTAGGCTCCTGTTGTGAATCTGATGCTATTTTCCTCTGCCTTCCACACATCGTGTCTCAGGAATATATCCCATCCTTATATGAGCTTAAAAAGAGGGTAATAGATCTATCAGCAGATTTTAGGCTAAAAGACCCTGATATATATGAGGAATGGTATAACACGCAACACCTTGCACCACATCTTATAAAAGAGGCTGTTTATGGATTGCCAGAGCTTTATAGAGACAAAATAAAGGATGCAAAGATTGTAGCAAACCCTGGTTGCTATCCTACATCTTCTATATTAGCCCTTGCTCCATGCATAAAGAATAAGCTTGTAGATTTAAGCTCTATAATTATTGATGCAAAATCAGGCATCTCTGGTGTTGGAAGAAGTCCAAGCATTGTTACCCATTTTCCAGAGGCAAATGAAAGTGTTTCTGCTTATTCCATATTTACACATCGCCATACCCCTGAGATAAACCAGGAGCTTTCATTATTGGGAGGAGAGAAGGTAAATATTACATTCGTTCCCCATCTTATTCCAATGGATTGTGGCATTCTTTCAACCATTTACATCAAGCTTTTAGCCAATGTTAATCTTTTGGATATTTATAGGGATTTCTATAAAAATGAGCAATTTGTAAGAATTGTTTCAAAGCCTCCAAAGACAAAGGATGTTGTTGGAACAAACCTATGCCTTATAAACATAACCCAAGAAAAACAAATGGCTGTTATCACATCAGCCATAGACAACCTTGTAAAAGGTGCCTCTGGACAGGCAATCCAGAATATGAACATTATGTTTGGCATTTCTGAGAAAGAGGGGCTTTTATAA
- a CDS encoding dihydroneopterin aldolase, with protein sequence MERIVIKGLRLKGFHGIEGIEREFIFDISLYFPFPEDDSLEKTIDYVEVIKEIEKINKEPCNLIETLGIRIKKALYSKFMPKKVLISVKKPNPPIDYLLEYVGIDIS encoded by the coding sequence ATGGAAAGGATTGTCATAAAAGGTTTAAGGCTTAAAGGGTTTCATGGAATAGAAGGAATAGAGAGAGAATTTATATTTGATATTTCCCTTTACTTCCCTTTTCCAGAGGATGACAGCCTTGAAAAAACCATTGATTATGTTGAGGTTATAAAAGAAATAGAAAAGATAAATAAAGAGCCTTGTAACCTTATTGAAACATTGGGAATAAGGATAAAAAAAGCCCTATATTCTAAATTTATGCCAAAAAAGGTTCTTATCTCTGTAAAGAAGCCAAATCCACCAATTGATTATTTATTAGAATATGTTGGAATAGATATTTCCTAA